Proteins from one Halopseudomonas pelagia genomic window:
- the murG gene encoding undecaprenyldiphospho-muramoylpentapeptide beta-N-acetylglucosaminyltransferase, translated as MSKNILIMAGGTGGHVFPALACARMFADQGYQVHWLGTRRGIEAELIPAAGIAIHYIDVQGLRGKGKLGLLKAPLQLLRALGQCLRLLGELKPVCVLGAGGYVTGPGGLAAWIKRIPLVIHEQNAVVGTANRLLAHLAVRRCEGFPGSFADDDKRRSTGNPVREEIARVAPMNWTGERRPRLLVLGGSLGALPLNTLLPEAVAMLSGEQRPEVWHQCGKQHLDISRDAYQSAGVHAQVDAFIADMAAAYTWADLVVCRAGALTVCELAAAGRPSLLIPLPHAIDDHQTANARYLADREAAVLLAQASLSGTLLAEQMKTLFSQPETLQAMAQNARRQATPNATADVVRACMEVARDH; from the coding sequence ATGAGTAAGAATATTCTGATCATGGCTGGCGGTACCGGTGGGCACGTGTTTCCAGCGCTGGCTTGCGCTCGGATGTTCGCTGACCAGGGTTATCAAGTCCACTGGCTGGGCACCCGCCGAGGCATAGAAGCGGAGCTGATTCCCGCCGCTGGCATCGCTATCCACTACATAGATGTGCAGGGTCTGCGCGGCAAGGGCAAACTCGGTCTGCTCAAAGCGCCGTTGCAGTTACTGCGTGCGCTGGGTCAGTGCCTGCGTCTGCTGGGCGAGCTCAAGCCGGTATGTGTACTGGGTGCCGGTGGTTATGTAACCGGGCCGGGCGGTCTGGCCGCGTGGATCAAGCGTATTCCGCTGGTGATCCACGAACAGAACGCAGTGGTCGGTACGGCCAATCGTCTGCTCGCGCACCTGGCTGTACGCCGCTGTGAAGGTTTCCCTGGCAGCTTTGCGGATGACGACAAACGTCGCAGTACCGGCAACCCGGTGCGTGAAGAGATCGCCCGGGTAGCGCCAATGAATTGGACTGGCGAACGGCGGCCGCGTTTGCTGGTGCTGGGTGGCAGCCTGGGCGCGCTTCCGCTGAACACGTTGCTGCCGGAAGCGGTCGCCATGTTGAGTGGAGAGCAGCGTCCGGAAGTCTGGCATCAGTGCGGCAAGCAGCATCTGGACATCAGCCGCGATGCCTACCAATCCGCGGGCGTGCATGCCCAGGTCGACGCCTTTATCGCCGATATGGCGGCGGCTTACACCTGGGCTGACCTAGTGGTTTGCCGCGCTGGCGCTTTGACCGTTTGCGAGCTGGCGGCTGCCGGCCGGCCCTCACTGCTGATTCCTTTGCCCCATGCGATTGATGATCACCAGACCGCCAATGCTCGGTACCTTGCGGACCGCGAGGCTGCGGTATTGCTAGCCCAGGCCAGCCTGTCGGGCACGCTGCTGGCTGAGCAAATGAAAACTCTTTTTTCCCAACCGGAGACGCTGCAAGCGATGGCTCAGAACGCACGCCGCCAGGCCACACCCAACGCTACCGCCGACGTCGTTCGCGCTTGCATGGAGGTCGCCCGTGACCACTAA
- the ftsW gene encoding putative lipid II flippase FtsW — protein MIGLPTLLQSAAPLVGQRRFDMDMPLLVAAICLLGLGLVMVSSASMEVAAGQLGNPLFYMIRQVVYLVIGLGALVVVLSTPIRLWEQFRFPLLFLGFALLIAVLIPGIGREVNGSWRWIAVGPINIQPSELAKLFAVVFLAGYLVHRQEEVKESLWGFVKPFMVLFPMAGLLIVEPDFGATVVLMGAAIGMLFLGGVGLFRFITLFGSLAAAGGLLILSAPYRLQRLTGFLNPWEDPFGTGYQLTQALIAFGRGHWLGVGLGNSIQKQFYLPEAHTDFVFAVLAEELGLIGALGAFALLVFVAVRALYIGLWAERAGRLFSAYLAYGLAIMWIGQILINVGVNVGLLPTKGLTLPFLSYGGSSLVVCCISLGILLRIDWERRQALREAGDE, from the coding sequence ATGATCGGGCTACCCACTCTCCTGCAATCCGCCGCGCCGTTGGTAGGCCAGCGTCGGTTCGATATGGACATGCCACTGCTGGTCGCCGCCATCTGTTTGCTCGGGCTGGGCCTGGTGATGGTGTCGTCTGCGTCAATGGAGGTTGCTGCCGGCCAGTTGGGTAACCCGCTGTTCTATATGATCCGCCAGGTGGTTTATCTGGTGATCGGGCTTGGCGCGCTGGTCGTAGTGCTCTCGACGCCTATTCGTTTGTGGGAGCAGTTCCGCTTTCCCTTGCTGTTTCTTGGCTTTGCCTTGTTGATCGCGGTGCTGATTCCTGGCATTGGCCGGGAAGTAAACGGCAGCTGGCGCTGGATCGCCGTAGGGCCGATCAATATCCAGCCCTCGGAATTGGCCAAGCTGTTCGCCGTGGTCTTCCTGGCGGGCTATCTGGTGCATCGTCAGGAAGAGGTCAAGGAAAGCCTTTGGGGCTTCGTCAAACCCTTCATGGTGTTGTTCCCCATGGCCGGCCTGCTGATCGTCGAACCGGACTTTGGTGCCACCGTGGTGCTCATGGGTGCCGCCATTGGCATGCTGTTCCTCGGCGGTGTTGGCCTGTTCCGCTTTATTACACTCTTTGGTTCACTGGCTGCCGCCGGTGGGCTGTTGATCCTCAGCGCGCCTTATCGTCTGCAGCGCCTGACCGGCTTCCTGAATCCCTGGGAAGACCCCTTCGGTACCGGTTATCAGCTGACTCAAGCCCTGATTGCCTTTGGCCGAGGCCATTGGCTCGGTGTGGGCTTGGGCAACAGTATTCAGAAGCAGTTCTACCTGCCGGAAGCACACACCGATTTCGTGTTTGCCGTGCTGGCCGAGGAACTTGGCTTGATTGGCGCTTTAGGGGCTTTTGCACTGCTGGTCTTTGTTGCCGTACGCGCGTTGTATATCGGCTTGTGGGCAGAGCGCGCCGGTCGGTTGTTCTCGGCCTATCTGGCTTACGGCCTGGCGATCATGTGGATTGGTCAGATACTGATCAATGTCGGCGTGAATGTCGGCCTGCTCCCCACCAAGGGTCTGACACTGCCGTTTCTCAGTTACGGCGGCAGTTCGTTGGTGGTCTGCTGCATCAGTCTGGGTATCTTGCTGCGCATCGACTGGGAGCGCCGTCAGGCGCTGCGGGAGGCGGGCGATGAGTAA
- the murD gene encoding UDP-N-acetylmuramoyl-L-alanine--D-glutamate ligase → MSLITTDKQRIIVGLGKTGLSVARYLAGRGLPFAVADTRDNPPGLDQLKRFAPMADLHLGELDAEILSRASELVVSPGIALSTPALVKAKAAGVSLVGDVELFAREAKAPIVAITGSNAKSTVTTLVGDMATAAGKRVAVGGNLGTPALDLLDENADLYVLELSSFQLETTDKLNAEVATVLNVSEDHMDRYPSLLAYHQAKHRIFRGARQVVVNRDDDLSRALVADQLPCWTFGLSRPDFKGFGLMESDGQTCLAFQFDALMPVTELKIKGAHNQANALAALALGHAVGLPMPAMLNALREFAGLPHRCQWVGQAAGVDYYNDSKATNVGAALAAINGFAAEMTGKQILIAGGDGKGADFAPLNSAVQQHCRAVVLLGRDAPLMEQALAGEVPLIRVTNLEEAVTAAAQIAQPGDMVLLSPACASLDMFRNFEERGDVFAKAVARLLA, encoded by the coding sequence GTGTCATTGATAACCACGGACAAGCAACGGATCATCGTCGGCCTGGGTAAGACCGGGCTGTCGGTCGCCCGTTATTTGGCGGGCCGTGGTTTGCCCTTTGCCGTAGCCGACACCCGCGACAATCCTCCAGGCCTTGATCAGCTCAAGCGCTTTGCCCCTATGGCTGATCTGCATCTGGGTGAGCTGGATGCGGAAATCCTGTCCAGGGCATCCGAACTGGTGGTCAGCCCCGGTATTGCGTTGTCCACGCCTGCGCTGGTCAAGGCAAAAGCGGCGGGTGTGAGCCTGGTCGGCGATGTCGAGCTGTTTGCCCGTGAGGCCAAAGCACCGATTGTTGCGATCACCGGATCCAACGCGAAAAGTACCGTGACCACGCTGGTCGGCGATATGGCCACAGCAGCCGGTAAACGTGTTGCCGTGGGCGGCAATCTGGGCACACCGGCATTGGACCTGCTGGATGAGAATGCCGATCTGTACGTTCTGGAGTTATCCAGTTTCCAGCTGGAAACCACCGACAAGCTGAATGCCGAAGTGGCCACTGTTTTGAACGTCAGTGAAGACCACATGGATCGTTATCCGAGTCTGCTGGCCTACCACCAGGCCAAACATCGCATATTCCGCGGCGCCCGCCAGGTTGTGGTGAACCGCGATGACGATCTTTCACGCGCCCTGGTCGCTGACCAGTTGCCATGCTGGACCTTCGGCCTCTCGCGTCCGGATTTCAAGGGTTTCGGTCTGATGGAAAGTGACGGGCAAACCTGTCTGGCGTTTCAGTTCGATGCGTTGATGCCCGTGACTGAATTGAAAATCAAGGGCGCGCACAACCAGGCCAACGCATTGGCCGCTCTGGCGTTGGGGCATGCGGTCGGATTGCCGATGCCGGCGATGCTGAACGCATTGCGTGAGTTTGCCGGGTTGCCACATCGTTGCCAGTGGGTGGGTCAAGCCGCTGGCGTGGATTACTACAACGATTCCAAAGCGACCAATGTCGGTGCCGCCTTGGCCGCGATTAACGGCTTTGCCGCGGAAATGACCGGCAAGCAGATACTGATTGCCGGTGGCGATGGCAAAGGCGCTGATTTTGCGCCGCTTAACAGCGCGGTGCAGCAACACTGCCGAGCGGTGGTGTTACTGGGCCGCGACGCGCCGCTGATGGAACAAGCCCTGGCGGGCGAGGTTCCACTTATCCGCGTGACCAATCTGGAGGAGGCGGTCACCGCCGCTGCCCAGATCGCCCAGCCTGGCGATATGGTGCTGCTGTCTCCGGCCTGCGCCAGTCTGGATATGTTCCGCAACTTCGAAGAGCGCGGCGACGTGTTCGCCAAAGCCGTAGCGAGGTTGCTGGCATGA
- the mraY gene encoding phospho-N-acetylmuramoyl-pentapeptide-transferase, whose amino-acid sequence MLLLLTQYLQQFYTGFSVFQYLTLRGILGVLTALGLALFLGPWMIRTLSFRQIGQSVRNDGPQSHLSKAGTPTMGGALILMAIGVSTLLWADLSNLYVWVVLGVTFAFGAIGWVDDYRKVVEKNSRGLPSRWKYFWQSVFGLTAAVILYMAADSPVETTLIVPFFKQIEFQLGALFILLTYFVIVGSSNAVNLTDGLDGLAIMPTVMVGGALGIFAYLSGNARFAEYLLIPYVPGAGELIIFCGALVGAGLGFLWFNTYPAQVFMGDVGALALGAALGVIAVIVRQEIVLFIMGGIFVVETLSVIVQVASFKLTGRRVFRMAPIHHHFELKGWPEPRVIVRFWIITVILVLVGLATLKLR is encoded by the coding sequence ATGTTGCTGCTGCTGACCCAATACCTGCAACAGTTCTACACCGGATTCTCAGTATTCCAGTACCTGACGCTGCGCGGGATTCTCGGCGTATTGACCGCATTGGGTTTAGCTCTGTTTCTTGGCCCCTGGATGATTCGCACGCTGAGTTTCCGCCAGATCGGCCAGTCCGTGCGTAATGATGGCCCGCAGTCGCATCTGTCCAAGGCCGGCACCCCGACCATGGGCGGCGCGCTGATCCTGATGGCCATTGGTGTCAGTACCCTGCTGTGGGCCGATCTGAGCAACCTTTATGTATGGGTTGTGCTTGGCGTGACCTTTGCCTTTGGTGCGATAGGTTGGGTGGATGATTACCGCAAGGTGGTAGAGAAAAACTCCCGTGGCCTGCCCTCGCGCTGGAAGTATTTCTGGCAATCGGTGTTTGGTCTGACTGCCGCGGTTATCCTGTATATGGCCGCCGACTCGCCAGTTGAAACCACCTTGATCGTGCCCTTTTTCAAGCAGATCGAGTTCCAGCTGGGCGCACTGTTCATTCTGCTCACCTATTTCGTCATCGTCGGCTCCAGCAACGCGGTCAACCTGACTGACGGCCTGGATGGGCTGGCGATCATGCCCACGGTGATGGTTGGCGGCGCGCTGGGGATTTTTGCCTACCTATCTGGTAACGCGCGCTTTGCCGAGTACCTGCTGATTCCTTATGTCCCCGGCGCTGGGGAGCTGATTATCTTCTGTGGCGCGCTGGTTGGTGCCGGCCTTGGCTTTCTCTGGTTCAACACCTATCCCGCTCAGGTATTTATGGGCGACGTCGGTGCGCTGGCGCTCGGCGCGGCACTCGGCGTAATTGCCGTGATCGTTCGGCAGGAAATCGTGCTGTTCATCATGGGTGGCATCTTTGTAGTGGAGACCTTGTCGGTGATCGTTCAGGTCGCCTCGTTCAAGTTGACCGGGCGCCGGGTCTTTCGCATGGCGCCGATTCATCACCATTTCGAACTGAAGGGCTGGCCGGAGCCGCGCGTCATCGTGCGTTTCTGGATCATTACCGTAATCCTGGTGTTGGTCGGTTTGGCCACACTGAAACTGCGTTGA